Below is a genomic region from Helianthus annuus cultivar XRQ/B chromosome 2, HanXRQr2.0-SUNRISE, whole genome shotgun sequence.
CGAGGAAGTACTATACCACAAATAGTTGATACACATACGGATGTTGTATATACATATGATGTGACTTTCAAGGTACATTCTTGAGGAATCCTAGCCTTATATATATGacaatttcaacttgtttatTTATGAATTATGAATGGTCGATCCGGGTTGGGTTTTATCTCAATCggccaatgaaatgcatagctaACAAAAATTGGTTTGGATTGGTTGAACGGGTCAAATGGGCAAAACAAATTGTACAAGGGTTCATTTGGATCAACTCAAATTACACAACGGGTCATTCTTGACCATTGTTTGACTACAACACCTAGTGGTTATAAACAATATAGCTTAGCGGGTGAAcctattttaatatttttttcccAAGGCGAAGAGTCCATTTTGGTCGGGCCCATTTAAATTAAACCAAACAGATACTTTTTAAAAGagaaattggattttaataatctcacctagaggTGGTTGGCCAAATAGACACGATCCCGTTTTGACCTATCACCAAACCCAACCCGAGCCATCCGTTTTGCGCGGCTTAATAAGCAGTTTACCATGAGCATGTTTTGACCCATAGTAAGAAATGACCCATTTCAACAGAACTTTGTTTCATATATTTAATGTTTCAGGAAAGCGACATAGAATGGGCTTCGCGTTGGGACGCCTACCTACTTATGAACGATGATCAACTCCACTGGTTTTCCATCAAAAACTCTTTAATTGTTGTCCTCTTTCTTTCCGGGATGTTAGCCATGATCATAATGAGAACACTTCACAAAGACATCTCAAACTTTAACCAGTTAGACCCCCAAGATGAGTCAGAAGAAGAAACGGGCTGGAAAGTCGTCCATGGAGACGTTTTTCGGCCCCCCGTTAATTCCAGGCTACTTAGTGTTTATGTCGGGGCGGGTGTCCAAATCTTTGGGATGACACTCACCACCCTCATATTTGCTTTATTGGGCTTCTTATCACCCTCCAACCGTGGCGGTCTTATGACCGCCATGGTCCTGTCATGGTTTTTCATGGGCTTAATCGCGGGCTTTTCCTCAGCCCGCCTTTACAAAGCATTAAAGGGTACCGAGTGGAAGGAAAACACATATAAAACGTCGTTTATGTTTCCTGGTATATCATTTGCAATTTTCTTTGTCCTCGATGCCTTAATGTGGAGACAAGGTTCTTCTGGAGCCGTACCCTTCGGCACCATGTTTGTTCTTGTTTGCTTATGGCTCGGGATTTCTGTACCGTTGGTCTTTGTTGGCAGTTACTTGGGGTTCAAAAAGCCCGTTATCGAAGATCCTGTTAAAACAAATAAAATCCCAAGACAGGTTCCTAAACAACCTTGGTACTTGAAGCCCATTTTCTTAATGCTCGTTGGCGGGATTCTTCCTTTTTGGGTAATTTTTATCGAGTTTTTCTTCGTTTTaacgtccatttggctcaaccaATTCTACTACATAGTCGGGTATTTATTCATCGCTTTTGTGATGTTAATAATAACATGTATGGAAATAACAATCATCTTGTGTTACTTCCATTTGCGCGGTGAGGATTATAACTGGTGGTGGCGGGCTTATTTGACAGCGGGTTCATCGGCTTTATATCTCTTTTTATACTCGGTTTTCTACTTTTTCATCAAGTTGGACATTACAAAATTCGTTTCGTGTCTTT
It encodes:
- the LOC110934270 gene encoding transmembrane 9 superfamily member 7, with the translated sequence MEIADFHMQEELPCQVVCRIVLDAKSPKSFKDMIDDEYRVNMILDNLPVAVLRRRLYGSQSTVYQHGFRVGFKGRYAGSKDELYFLNNHLSFRVIYHKNPDNNSARIVGFEVTPHSIKHEFTEWGSQITTCNNDTKNIIRGSTIPQIVDTHTDVVYTYDVTFKESDIEWASRWDAYLLMNDDQLHWFSIKNSLIVVLFLSGMLAMIIMRTLHKDISNFNQLDPQDESEEETGWKVVHGDVFRPPVNSRLLSVYVGAGVQIFGMTLTTLIFALLGFLSPSNRGGLMTAMVLSWFFMGLIAGFSSARLYKALKGTEWKENTYKTSFMFPGISFAIFFVLDALMWRQGSSGAVPFGTMFVLVCLWLGISVPLVFVGSYLGFKKPVIEDPVKTNKIPRQVPKQPWYLKPIFLMLVGGILPFWVIFIEFFFVLTSIWLNQFYYIVGYLFIAFVMLIITCMEITIILCYFHLRGEDYNWWWRAYLTAGSSALYLFLYSVFYFFIKLDITKFVSCLLYFGYMLIASYAFFVLTGTIGFYACLWFVWEIYSSLKID